One segment of Podospora pseudopauciseta strain CBS 411.78 chromosome 5 map unlocalized CBS411.78m_5.2, whole genome shotgun sequence DNA contains the following:
- a CDS encoding uncharacterized protein (MEROPS:MER0005329; EggNog:ENOG503NX98; COG:E), giving the protein MLLRSVLLTLASVQGLAFLVEGGPTTARSGRPLIVPRSHDLHERQHDGQLQGWVKRDLVKDGVALPVRIGLKQGREKEERAHKLLMDISDPKSPNYGKHLTAREVVDFFAPGTQAVGEVKQWLKASGVEERRLGLSGNKQWIQFDAPVQEVEKLLFARFHVYEHPESGVTNIACSEYHVPHNISHHIDYITPGIKLMAGGYDEKIVKRMVGRRGSVWYDSWYEKGRRPGDRKGRKKGGKDKDKDKDRGKGKGQGGSGATSTTSVSTPTATKPAGNIQPDQNEDEFEVTEGCDVDITPQCIRNQYQIPAGTKATKGNELGIFQGLAQHYNQQDMDTYWKYVAPWIPKGTHPELKSINGAEGPIEDPQLAGEEANLDFQVAIPLVWPQKTVLFQTDDEWYQQDQTRADTRYPGFFNTFFDAIDGSFCTMAAFNQTGNCADDSCRDPEYPNPNNDRYGYQDDLMCGTYRPTNVISISYSGFEHAWPESYTRRQCMEILKLSLQGVTVVESSGDYGVGGRRGDPQAGCLGPNREVFSPRIMGNCPYVLSVGATLVKADPKNKGKFIETATERFASGGGFSNVFMRPPWQEKHVAAYLKRANVTELGYNLTATAASTQWGWEPSLLGSVLGKERGKRFNKGGRGYPDVSAIGDNYRVVLRGYADSMSGTSVAVPVWASILTLINEERLVRGKRPVGFIHQVLYDHPEVFTDITSGSNPGCGSNGFPVKEGWDPVTGLGTPIYPKLLKLFLSLP; this is encoded by the exons ATGCTTCTTCGATCAGTTCTTCTTACTCTCGCCAGTGTCCAGGGGCTGGCCtttttggtggagggcgGCCCAACGACAGCGAGGTCAGGGAGGCCTCTGATCGTGCCGAGGTCGCATGATCTTCACGAACGGCAGCATGACGGGCAACTCCAGGGCtgggtgaagagggatcTGGTCAAGGATGGGGTGGCGTTGCCTGTGAGAATTGGCTTGAAACAGGggcgggaaaaggaggagcggGCGCACAAGTTGCTAATGGACAT ATCGGATCCGAAATCGCCGAACTACGGGAAGCACTTGACTGCTCGAGAGGTGGTCGACTTCTTTGCGCCGGGAACACAGGCGGTGGGCGAGGTCAAGCAGTGGCTGAAGGCCTCGGGCGTGGAAGAAAGAAGGCTAGGATTGTCGGGGAACAAGCAG TGGATTCAGTTCGACGCGCCGGTTCAGGAGGTCGAGAAACTGCTTTTTGCTCGGTTTCATGTTTATGAACACCCTGAATCTGGGGTAACAAACATTGCCTGTTCAGA ATATCATGTTCCTCACAACATTTCGCATCACATTGATTACATAACTCCCGGCATCAAATTGATGGCTGGTGGATATGATGAGAAGATTGTCAAGAGGATGGTGGGACGGAGAGGGTCGGTCTGGTACGATAGTTGGTACGAGAAGGGAAGACGCCCGGGTGACCGCAAAGGACGAAAGAAGGGGGGCAAAGATAAGGATAAAGACAAAGACAGAGGCAAGGGAAAGGGACAGGGAGGGTCAGGGGCgacaagcaccaccagcgtGTCTACTCCTACTGCCACCAAACCAGCCGGAAATATCCAGCCGGACCAGAATGAAGATGAGTTCGAGGTAACAGAGGGCTGTGATGTGGACATCACGCCTCAATGTATCCGAA ACCAGTATCAAATCCCAGCTGGAACGAAAGCGACTAAAGGCAACGAGTTGGGTATCTTTCAAGGTCTCGCTCAGCACTACAATCAACAAGACATGGATACCTATTGGAAATATGTCGCTCCATGGATCCCGAAAGGAACTCATCCCGAACTCAAGTCGATCAACGGCGCCGAGGGCCCGATTGAGGATCCCCAGCTagcaggagaagaggccAATCTTGATTTCCAAGTGGCTATTCCGTTGGTATGGCCTCAAAAGACTGTTCTATTCCAAACAGACGACGAATGGTACCAGCAAGACCAGACTCGTGCTGATACAAGATACCCTGGCTTCTTCAATA CCTTCTTTGACGCCATCGATGGCTCCTTTTGCACCATGGCCGCCTTCAATCAGACAGGAAATTGTGCTGACGACTCCTGCCGCGATCCCGAGTACCCGAACCCGAACAACGACAGATACGGTTACCAAGACGACTTGATGTGCGGCACTTACCGCCCAACAAACGTCATATCCATCTCCTATTCGGGCTTCGAACACGCCTGGCCAGAGTCCTACACCCGCAGGCAGTGCATGGAGATATTGAAGCTTTCACTGCAGGGGGTCACTGTGGTAGAGTCCTCTGGCGACTATGGCGTcggtggaaggaggggggacCCTCAGGCTGGCTGTTTAGGCCCGAATAGAGAGGTGTTCTCTCCAAGAATCATGGGAAACTGTCCCTATGTTTTGAGCGTGGGTGCTACACTGGTCAAGGCCGACCCCAAGAATAAGGGCAAGTTCATCGAGACAGCCACAGAGAGATTTGCTTCTGGAGGGGGATTTTCAAATGTCTTCATGAGGCCGCCATGGCAAGAGAAGCACGTGGCTGCGTATTTGAAGCGGGCCAACGTCACAGAGCTGGGATACAACCTAACGGCTACAGCAGCCTCCACGCAGTGGGGATGGGAGCCAAGTTTGCTGGGCAGTGTGCTGGGAAAAGAGAGGGGCAAGAGGTTCAACAAAGGCGGCAGAGGTTATCCTGATGTTTCGGCCATTGGAGACAACTACAGGGTTGTTCTCAGAGGATATGCTGATAGCATGAGTGGTACCTCAGTGGCGGTACCGGTTTGGGCTTCTATCCTTACTCTGATCAACGAGGAGAGATTAGTCCGAGGCAAGCGGCCAGTCGGGTTTATCCACCAAGTTTTG TATGATCATCCCGAAGTGTTCACTGACATCACTTCTGGATCAAACCCAGGATGTGGGAGCAACGGCTTCCCGGTGAAAGAGGGTTGGGACCCAGTCACTGGACTTGG TACGCCCATCTATCCCAAATTATTGAAGCTGTTCCTGAGCCTGCCATAA